The following coding sequences are from one Maridesulfovibrio bastinii DSM 16055 window:
- a CDS encoding ABC transporter substrate-binding protein — protein sequence MKFLLCLSGLLIFFIMFPSRIYAAGKSPYKVFIVHSYSLENICGLPQQLGVLESLKKNNFIPGKNINLSILAMDTKLKNNTPELIEEQARLAISKIDKFSPDILIVLDDNAFRTVALHYLDSDMPVVFSGMNVQPENYNKIKPWMDSRIRPGHNITGVYEKLHIVDALVVEKRLIPGLQKVVMVYETSPTGLAVFEQVKAELAEGDPGVELELKVAGSWEQYKEIIKSICNDPAVGGIYPVAALLKDSKGNSYGSEKIIHWTVKNCMKPGIPLNYSWARLGLMGGCGVDFISMGRQAGDIAARILKGASPKDIPIEDARRYALVINLKRARELGIVIPDDILMAADEVYE from the coding sequence ATGAAATTTTTACTTTGCTTATCGGGATTACTGATTTTTTTTATTATGTTTCCATCCCGGATATATGCTGCCGGAAAATCTCCCTACAAAGTTTTTATTGTACACAGCTATTCCCTTGAAAATATATGCGGTCTGCCGCAGCAGCTCGGGGTCTTGGAATCTTTGAAAAAGAATAATTTTATTCCGGGAAAAAATATTAATCTAAGTATTCTGGCTATGGATACTAAATTAAAAAATAATACTCCCGAGCTGATAGAAGAACAGGCCAGACTGGCTATTTCTAAAATTGACAAATTCTCCCCGGACATTTTGATAGTGCTTGATGATAACGCTTTCAGAACTGTGGCTCTTCACTACCTTGATTCTGATATGCCGGTTGTTTTTTCCGGAATGAATGTGCAGCCTGAAAATTATAACAAAATCAAACCGTGGATGGATTCAAGAATTCGTCCGGGGCATAACATTACAGGGGTGTATGAAAAACTTCATATTGTTGATGCGCTGGTAGTTGAAAAGCGGCTAATTCCGGGACTTCAAAAAGTAGTGATGGTTTATGAAACCTCACCGACTGGTCTGGCTGTGTTTGAGCAGGTTAAAGCTGAACTTGCTGAAGGTGACCCGGGTGTTGAACTTGAGTTGAAAGTTGCCGGCTCATGGGAACAATACAAGGAAATAATAAAATCCATATGCAATGATCCTGCTGTCGGCGGTATCTATCCTGTTGCCGCACTTTTAAAAGATTCTAAGGGTAACTCCTACGGCAGCGAAAAGATTATTCACTGGACTGTTAAAAATTGTATGAAACCAGGTATTCCCTTGAATTATTCGTGGGCCAGACTGGGACTTATGGGAGGATGCGGAGTTGACTTTATTTCCATGGGTAGACAGGCCGGGGATATTGCAGCGAGAATATTGAAAGGAGCTTCACCAAAAGACATCCCGATAGAAGATGCCCGCAGATATGCTCTGGTTATAAATCTCAAAAGGGCTAGGGAATTGGGTATTGTCATCCCTGATGATATTCTTATGGCTGCTGATGAGGTTTATGAATAA
- a CDS encoding UPF0489 family protein, translated as MAEWLVPFDGRNHSTSIKLNFLWNDGPIFIMDNHRAAMWCWMNFVKESEQFGLFHVDRHYDALFSEKDYAHVPLDGLEKMDIHDYLSCGYDNEFFAVTPVFRWDNYLGLFIERYRDKIATLITATHERGSEPSGNFARCYPWDFPGTLDRLNGEWIFNLDLDYFCSRNSSGEMEQIFTDEYIFDFAKALAAQISKETIKVLTISLSPECAAGWTGSEKIMKIVGEGLGIIFALPEK; from the coding sequence ATGGCTGAATGGCTGGTTCCATTTGATGGGCGTAATCATTCTACTTCCATTAAATTGAATTTTTTGTGGAATGACGGGCCGATATTTATAATGGATAATCATCGTGCCGCCATGTGGTGCTGGATGAATTTTGTGAAAGAATCAGAACAATTCGGCCTTTTTCATGTCGACAGGCATTACGATGCCCTTTTTTCTGAAAAAGATTATGCCCACGTTCCTCTCGATGGTTTGGAAAAGATGGATATCCATGACTACTTATCCTGTGGGTACGATAATGAATTTTTTGCCGTAACTCCTGTTTTCAGGTGGGATAATTATCTGGGGCTGTTTATTGAAAGGTATCGCGATAAAATTGCCACCTTGATCACCGCAACTCATGAGAGGGGAAGTGAGCCGAGTGGAAATTTTGCCAGATGCTACCCTTGGGATTTTCCCGGCACTTTAGACCGGCTGAATGGTGAATGGATTTTCAATCTTGATCTGGACTATTTTTGTTCCAGAAATTCATCAGGTGAGATGGAACAGATTTTTACAGATGAATATATTTTTGATTTTGCAAAAGCTTTAGCTGCCCAGATATCCAAAGAGACAATTAAAGTTCTTACAATCAGCCTGAGCCCTGAATGTGCGGCTGGATGGACCGGTTCTGAAAAAATAATGAAGATAGTAGGGGAAGGGCTGGGAATAATATTCGCCCTGCCAGAAAAGTAA
- a CDS encoding tRNA(5-methylaminomethyl-2-thiouridylate) methyltransferase: MLLRFDINEGRAARMETRYDALALFSGGLDSILASRVIQDQGLKVLGLHYVSPFFGKPDKIDHWSKIYGVDIVAVDISREYIEMMFGDLSYGMGKLLNPCVDCKIFMLNHAKTQLERYGASFLISGEVIGQRPMSQRKDALNSIRRDAEVSDVLLRPLCAASFAPTPMEKSGLVDRDRLPHIFGRGRKQQLRMAREYGFTEIPSPAGGCRLTEVENSARYFPLFRYLDGPDLNSFKLANHGRHYWSGLNWLVIGRNNSDNQNVEKYRRDGDYGFELIDYPGPYSLGRNIKGDSWSDEAISEAAAFVASYSGKAVASNGPVRVNVTGPEGDSIVEVLPERDTVSFAEGNLDDLKEWKIATGRKDPAGGD, translated from the coding sequence ATGCTGTTGCGATTTGATATAAATGAAGGTAGAGCCGCGCGTATGGAAACAAGATATGACGCATTGGCCCTCTTTTCAGGTGGGCTCGACAGTATTCTGGCCAGCAGGGTTATTCAGGATCAGGGGCTCAAAGTTCTCGGCCTGCATTATGTGAGTCCTTTTTTCGGCAAGCCCGATAAAATAGATCACTGGAGCAAAATTTACGGTGTTGATATTGTTGCTGTTGATATCAGCCGTGAATATATAGAGATGATGTTCGGCGACCTTTCATATGGAATGGGCAAGCTGCTCAACCCGTGTGTGGACTGCAAAATTTTTATGCTTAATCATGCCAAAACGCAGCTTGAAAGATATGGAGCCTCTTTTCTGATTTCAGGGGAAGTTATCGGTCAACGTCCGATGTCCCAGCGCAAGGATGCTCTAAACTCCATCAGGCGTGACGCTGAGGTCTCCGATGTTCTGCTGCGACCTTTGTGTGCCGCAAGCTTCGCTCCCACTCCTATGGAAAAATCAGGACTGGTTGACCGTGACAGACTTCCGCATATTTTCGGGCGTGGCCGCAAGCAGCAGTTACGCATGGCCAGAGAATACGGTTTTACAGAGATTCCTTCTCCCGCCGGTGGATGCCGGTTGACTGAAGTTGAAAATTCTGCCCGCTATTTCCCCTTGTTCAGGTATCTTGATGGACCTGACTTGAATTCATTTAAGCTTGCAAATCACGGCAGACATTACTGGTCTGGGCTTAACTGGCTTGTGATCGGCAGAAATAACAGTGATAATCAGAATGTTGAAAAGTACCGGCGTGATGGAGATTACGGATTTGAACTTATCGATTATCCGGGTCCTTACAGCCTCGGCCGCAATATAAAAGGGGATAGCTGGAGTGATGAAGCCATCAGCGAGGCCGCAGCCTTTGTTGCTTCGTATTCAGGCAAGGCCGTGGCTTCCAATGGTCCTGTCAGAGTCAATGTAACAGGCCCCGAAGGTGATTCTATTGTTGAAGTTCTGCCGGAAAGAGATACAGTTTCATTTGCGGAGGGCAATCTTGATGACCTCAAAGAGTGGAAGATTGCAACAGGTAGAAAAGACCCTGCCGGAGGGGATTGA
- a CDS encoding substrate-binding periplasmic protein yields MNFINKILIISIASYMLIGPISMAHAEGNNILMLFGYRYPPFYSVGKTNNSGSLHGEFITFLTEFKKTYPQYNIRYKCIPRGRVKILLSSGRADASALTSPAFESDKLNKKVIYSSALWEVSDNLVVVKDSKLKFNDISDLKGKSIAVIHGNGYGPLDKYFENGTIQKVSVYKTKQQLDMLIKGRVDAAICNYLAFPCHLKRCSFKEKRFRLIEKPLYTFPLKILAFKKHVQFINDINKFITSYNFPSVKDMLAKVVTEKCDQNSTAHSATNN; encoded by the coding sequence ATGAATTTCATAAATAAAATTCTGATTATATCTATTGCTTCTTATATGCTTATTGGTCCGATCAGCATGGCTCATGCTGAAGGAAACAATATTTTAATGTTGTTCGGATACAGGTATCCACCATTTTATTCAGTAGGTAAAACAAACAATTCCGGATCACTTCATGGTGAGTTTATAACTTTTTTAACTGAATTCAAAAAGACTTATCCACAGTATAACATTAGATATAAATGTATCCCTAGAGGAAGAGTAAAAATTCTTTTATCAAGTGGAAGAGCTGATGCATCAGCACTGACAAGTCCGGCTTTTGAGTCAGACAAGCTAAATAAAAAAGTTATTTATTCAAGTGCATTATGGGAAGTAAGTGACAATCTGGTTGTAGTGAAAGACTCTAAATTAAAATTCAATGATATAAGTGATCTGAAAGGGAAAAGCATCGCCGTTATACATGGAAACGGTTATGGTCCGCTCGATAAATACTTTGAAAACGGGACGATACAAAAGGTATCTGTGTATAAAACAAAACAACAACTTGATATGCTTATTAAAGGCAGGGTTGATGCTGCAATCTGCAATTATCTGGCTTTTCCATGCCATCTTAAACGCTGTAGTTTTAAGGAGAAAAGGTTCAGGCTGATTGAAAAGCCCCTTTACACTTTCCCGCTAAAGATTCTGGCTTTCAAAAAACATGTGCAATTTATAAATGATATTAATAAATTCATCACTTCTTACAACTTCCCGTCAGTAAAGGATATGCTTGCTAAAGTGGTTACTGAGAAATGTGATCAAAATTCCACTGCACACTCTGCAACAAATAATTAA
- the rnr gene encoding ribonuclease R codes for MGNKKKNKSSGNVADYKDILRLLRTEDRPMSGGEIQKKLGLTKRHRKLVKNLLTDLVKQGKLVKTRSAYGLAGKMSTVTGKLQVQRSGAAFVLPDDKRRGDIFIHQKNQGEAWHGDRVSVAITNEKRGTRNAEGRVLRVLERGKQVFPVRVVRPMGATGLLCNPTDPRLDFGIVVEPGDFEETASAGKGDIFLVGPGERINPNLWQGKILDYLGPESDADVQESIVKSSHSISIDFPDKAIQQAEELPDVPGEDDFAGREDLRNISFVTIDGETARDFDDAVYVEKFGQGYKLWVAIADVSHYVPMNSPLDREAFERGNSYYFPRSVEPMFPKALSNGLCSLNPDVPRLAMAVTIEFDSTGQPGKTACFPAVILSHGRLTYTQVNAAIIEKDNSEREKISDLVPMLDLAEELARKINSRRKKRGSIEFDLPEPKIIFNEAGVTEDIKPLSRNFAHQIVEEFMIAANEAVAEFLTDRDMPCMYRVHPGPDEEKLTNLFKILKRVGLSQEQPKEITPQTLQNLIEKVEGSGQEYIVSRLLLRSMKQAKYQPENEGHFGLASECYCHFTSPIRRYADLVVHRCLKVALGDTHQAIPGQKQLVHIGGHLSARERVAMEAEREIIKRITMLFLKGRVGEEFTGVVSALAEFGFWIELKEVMAEGMVRLASLNDDYYAFWKDHQMIIGERSGRAFRLGQTVKVRLESVSLELLEAGLSIVEGGEDFKKYV; via the coding sequence ATGGGAAATAAGAAAAAAAATAAAAGCAGTGGTAACGTTGCTGATTACAAAGATATTCTGCGCCTTCTTCGTACTGAGGACAGGCCCATGTCCGGTGGTGAAATTCAAAAAAAACTTGGACTGACCAAAAGACATCGCAAATTAGTCAAAAATCTTCTTACCGATCTGGTCAAACAGGGTAAGCTTGTAAAAACAAGAAGTGCCTACGGGCTTGCAGGTAAAATGAGTACTGTTACTGGAAAGTTGCAGGTGCAGCGTTCCGGTGCAGCATTTGTGCTGCCGGATGACAAACGGCGTGGCGATATATTTATACATCAGAAAAATCAGGGCGAAGCATGGCACGGTGACAGGGTTTCAGTTGCTATAACAAATGAGAAGCGCGGAACCCGTAATGCCGAAGGACGTGTGCTGCGTGTCCTTGAACGGGGAAAACAGGTCTTCCCGGTAAGAGTCGTGCGACCTATGGGGGCGACCGGACTTCTATGTAATCCCACTGATCCGCGGCTGGATTTTGGTATTGTGGTTGAACCCGGAGATTTTGAAGAGACTGCATCAGCAGGTAAAGGTGATATTTTTCTGGTAGGTCCGGGTGAGAGGATCAATCCGAATTTATGGCAGGGCAAGATTCTTGATTATCTTGGACCTGAATCTGATGCGGATGTTCAGGAATCCATAGTTAAATCATCACATTCTATTTCCATAGATTTTCCGGATAAGGCCATTCAGCAGGCGGAAGAGCTGCCTGATGTTCCGGGAGAGGATGATTTTGCCGGGCGTGAAGATTTAAGGAATATTTCATTCGTCACCATTGATGGCGAAACCGCAAGGGACTTTGATGACGCCGTTTATGTAGAAAAGTTCGGGCAGGGCTACAAACTCTGGGTCGCTATTGCTGATGTCAGCCACTATGTCCCCATGAACAGTCCTCTTGATCGTGAAGCTTTTGAACGTGGTAATTCTTATTATTTCCCACGCTCTGTGGAACCAATGTTTCCCAAGGCTTTAAGTAACGGTCTGTGCAGTTTGAATCCGGACGTTCCAAGGCTGGCAATGGCTGTTACTATTGAATTTGATTCAACAGGACAACCCGGTAAAACAGCCTGTTTTCCGGCAGTTATTCTCAGCCATGGCAGACTCACATATACGCAGGTGAACGCAGCTATTATCGAAAAAGACAATAGTGAGCGTGAAAAGATTTCAGACCTTGTTCCAATGCTCGATCTTGCTGAAGAACTGGCCCGGAAAATAAATTCACGCAGGAAAAAGCGTGGCAGCATTGAGTTTGATCTCCCTGAGCCTAAAATTATTTTTAATGAAGCCGGTGTAACAGAAGATATAAAACCGCTGAGTAGAAATTTTGCACATCAGATTGTAGAAGAATTTATGATTGCTGCTAATGAAGCTGTTGCAGAGTTCCTGACAGACCGTGATATGCCCTGTATGTACCGTGTCCATCCCGGACCGGACGAGGAAAAGCTCACCAACCTGTTTAAAATTTTAAAAAGGGTGGGGCTTAGTCAGGAGCAGCCAAAAGAAATAACTCCTCAAACTCTTCAGAATCTGATTGAAAAAGTTGAAGGCAGCGGTCAGGAATACATCGTCAGCCGTCTGCTGCTCAGATCTATGAAGCAGGCTAAATATCAGCCTGAGAATGAAGGGCATTTCGGACTGGCCTCCGAGTGTTACTGCCATTTTACTTCTCCAATCCGCAGGTACGCCGATCTGGTTGTTCACCGTTGTCTTAAAGTAGCTCTTGGCGACACCCATCAAGCTATTCCGGGGCAGAAACAGCTGGTTCACATCGGGGGACACCTAAGCGCTAGGGAACGTGTGGCCATGGAAGCCGAACGTGAAATTATCAAGCGTATCACCATGCTTTTCCTCAAGGGCAGAGTTGGGGAAGAGTTTACCGGAGTTGTTTCAGCTTTGGCTGAATTCGGATTCTGGATAGAGCTTAAGGAAGTCATGGCTGAAGGAATGGTTCGGCTGGCTTCGCTTAATGATGACTATTACGCTTTCTGGAAAGACCATCAGATGATTATCGGTGAAAGAAGCGGTCGGGCTTTCAGATTAGGGCAGACCGTTAAAGTTCGGCTTGAGTCTGTAAGTCTTGAACTTCTTGAAGCAGGGCTTTCTATTGTAGAAGGTGGCGAAGACTTTAAAAAATATGTTTAG
- a CDS encoding calcium/sodium antiporter, translating into MFLTALSFVASIFLLWFGADWIVESASKIARRFNVSELVIGLTIVAFGTSAPEFLVTITAAFKGLSDISLSNVVGSNIFNLGFILGLMALIKPLPTNRAIAYRDTPLLLLTTAFILVMSFFDSLGRTTGIILASVLICYIGYLMVHTRRMNSAASPIVTDMEKAAGEHVSLSWKDWAMLIAGFIGIALGGELMVESASTIARHFGVSQWVIGMTIVAAGTSLPELVTCLAASIKGRNEMLIGNLIGSDFFNFAGVLGLTCIMRPLHVNPEALPGLAVLVGMVGLVLVFIRTGWRVSRGEGAILVLISMLRWAQDLMH; encoded by the coding sequence ATGTTTTTAACTGCATTGTCGTTTGTTGCCAGCATCTTTCTGCTCTGGTTCGGTGCTGACTGGATAGTAGAGTCTGCCTCAAAAATAGCACGCAGATTCAATGTTTCAGAGCTGGTTATCGGGCTGACCATAGTTGCTTTCGGAACTTCGGCTCCCGAGTTCCTTGTAACTATTACGGCCGCTTTCAAAGGTCTTTCCGACATTTCTTTATCCAATGTAGTGGGATCAAATATTTTTAATCTGGGATTTATTCTCGGACTTATGGCCCTCATAAAACCTTTACCCACAAACCGGGCCATAGCATACCGTGATACACCGCTGCTTCTGCTGACCACAGCTTTTATTCTGGTTATGTCTTTTTTCGATTCCCTCGGGCGGACTACCGGAATAATTCTGGCTTCGGTTTTAATTTGTTATATCGGCTACCTCATGGTGCACACCAGAAGGATGAATTCCGCGGCCTCGCCGATTGTTACCGATATGGAAAAGGCTGCTGGAGAGCATGTCAGCCTGTCCTGGAAAGACTGGGCCATGCTGATAGCCGGTTTTATCGGCATAGCTCTTGGCGGTGAACTTATGGTTGAGTCCGCTTCTACCATAGCCAGACATTTTGGCGTTTCGCAGTGGGTTATAGGTATGACTATTGTCGCCGCCGGAACATCGCTGCCGGAACTGGTCACCTGTCTTGCCGCATCTATCAAAGGCCGAAATGAAATGCTTATCGGTAACCTTATCGGTAGTGACTTTTTTAATTTTGCCGGAGTGCTGGGGCTGACATGTATAATGCGTCCCCTGCATGTAAATCCCGAAGCTCTGCCGGGGCTTGCCGTTCTGGTCGGGATGGTGGGACTGGTTCTGGTCTTTATAAGAACCGGATGGCGTGTTTCAAGGGGCGAAGGGGCCATACTGGTTTTAATCAGCATGCTGCGCTGGGCGCAGGACCTTATGCACTAA
- the lpxK gene encoding tetraacyldisaccharide 4'-kinase — translation MIKKTQKLLAPVLCPAGKIYGSVMGMRSKMYAKGTFSRFDPECPCVSVGNIGSGGSGKTPLSGWLLDWALSQGLAPALLSRGYRAAPPKLPYLVKPESPVQEAGDEPLMLAIEHPGAKIVVDPVRIRSASWVTRHYGPGIFILDDGFQHLAVRRDFDMVLLTPEDIESGWNRVIPRGTWREGVKALNRADIFLIKCRPFLFDEMREEIKNRLQKFKKPVFQFSLKPRALRRLGGRETRPGLNESYILVSGVGNPEQLEVTANLFMGRSAEEHVIFKDHHSYTRDDIAAIRRTASHCGVREIICTPKDAVKLKGLGADDFWTFDLDIEFSRSIFFDGSEPETFDSWWSLNRINRENRK, via the coding sequence TTGATAAAAAAAACACAAAAACTACTTGCTCCGGTACTTTGCCCTGCTGGTAAAATTTATGGTTCCGTTATGGGCATGCGTTCAAAAATGTACGCAAAAGGGACTTTTTCAAGATTTGATCCTGAGTGTCCCTGTGTATCGGTGGGGAATATCGGTTCAGGCGGAAGTGGAAAGACTCCGCTCTCAGGCTGGCTTCTGGACTGGGCTTTGTCTCAGGGGCTTGCCCCGGCTTTACTCTCCAGAGGTTATAGAGCCGCTCCACCTAAACTGCCGTATCTGGTGAAACCGGAAAGTCCGGTTCAGGAAGCCGGGGATGAGCCGTTAATGCTGGCTATTGAGCATCCCGGAGCTAAAATTGTTGTTGATCCTGTCCGGATCAGGTCCGCATCATGGGTTACCAGACATTACGGACCGGGAATTTTTATTCTTGATGACGGATTTCAGCATCTGGCCGTCAGGCGTGATTTCGATATGGTCCTGCTGACCCCGGAAGATATCGAAAGCGGGTGGAACAGGGTTATTCCACGGGGAACATGGCGTGAGGGAGTAAAGGCTCTTAATAGGGCTGATATTTTTCTGATCAAATGCCGGCCTTTTCTTTTTGATGAAATGCGTGAAGAAATTAAAAACAGATTACAAAAATTTAAAAAACCTGTGTTTCAATTTTCTCTGAAGCCCAGAGCTTTGCGCCGACTTGGCGGGCGGGAAACCAGACCCGGACTGAATGAATCATATATTCTGGTGTCAGGAGTAGGAAATCCTGAACAACTCGAAGTTACGGCTAATTTATTTATGGGCAGGTCTGCTGAGGAGCATGTTATTTTTAAAGATCATCATTCCTATACCCGCGATGATATCGCGGCTATCCGCAGAACAGCATCACATTGTGGAGTCCGTGAAATTATCTGTACTCCAAAGGATGCCGTAAAGCTGAAAGGGCTTGGGGCTGATGACTTCTGGACTTTTGACCTTGATATCGAGTTCAGCCGTTCGATCTTTTTTGACGGAAGTGAGCCTGAAACTTTTGACAGCTGGTGGAGTCTTAACCGGATCAATCGTGAAAACCGGAAGTAG
- the recA gene encoding recombinase RecA encodes MSSKKVAPDELRREALKTALTTIERKFGKGSIMRLDSDATQAIPAVPTGCISLDLALGIGGIPKGRITEVYGPESSGKTTLALHIIAECQKMGGNAAFVDAEHALDIQYAKRLGVKTDELLISQPDYGEQALEITDLLVRSGGIDIVVIDSVAALIPQAELEGNMGETQVGGQARLMSHALRKLTGTIHKSNAVVIFINQIRMKIGMTGYGSPETTSGGNALKFYASVRLDIRKIQTLKDKEEVYGSRTRIKIVKNKVAPPFREALVDILYGTGMSREGEILDLGVDNGIVDKSGAWYAFGSERLGQGKENVRQMLLENPDLRQQIEDKLLVHLGMKEADENTADKAVDSAKSEE; translated from the coding sequence ATGAGTAGTAAAAAAGTAGCCCCTGACGAACTTCGCCGTGAGGCTCTCAAAACCGCCCTTACCACTATTGAGCGTAAATTCGGAAAAGGTTCAATCATGCGCCTTGATTCCGATGCAACTCAGGCTATTCCCGCAGTTCCTACGGGATGTATAAGTCTGGATCTTGCTCTTGGCATCGGTGGAATCCCCAAAGGAAGAATCACTGAAGTATACGGTCCCGAGTCATCCGGTAAAACAACTCTGGCCCTGCACATCATTGCGGAATGCCAGAAAATGGGCGGAAATGCCGCCTTTGTTGATGCCGAGCATGCTCTGGACATTCAATATGCTAAACGTCTCGGCGTAAAAACCGATGAACTGCTTATATCACAGCCGGACTACGGCGAACAGGCTCTTGAAATAACTGACCTGCTGGTCCGTTCAGGTGGAATCGACATTGTCGTAATTGACTCCGTTGCCGCACTGATCCCGCAGGCTGAGCTTGAAGGAAATATGGGAGAAACTCAGGTCGGCGGACAGGCAAGACTTATGTCTCATGCCCTGCGCAAACTGACCGGAACTATCCACAAATCCAATGCCGTGGTCATTTTCATCAACCAGATCCGCATGAAGATCGGTATGACCGGTTACGGCAGCCCGGAAACCACTTCCGGTGGTAATGCTCTGAAGTTCTATGCATCTGTACGGCTTGATATCCGTAAAATTCAGACCCTTAAAGATAAGGAAGAAGTTTACGGTTCACGCACAAGAATAAAAATAGTTAAAAACAAAGTGGCCCCGCCGTTCAGGGAGGCTCTTGTAGACATACTTTACGGAACAGGAATGTCCAGAGAAGGCGAGATTCTGGATCTCGGAGTCGACAACGGAATTGTTGACAAAAGCGGGGCATGGTATGCCTTCGGTTCCGAGAGACTGGGACAGGGAAAAGAAAATGTCCGCCAGATGCTGCTTGAAAATCCTGACCTGCGTCAACAGATTGAAGATAAGCTTCTGGTTCATCTGGGCATGAAGGAAGCTGACGAAAACACAGCTGATAAGGCGGTTGACTCAGCTAAATCCGAAGAGTAA
- a CDS encoding LexA family transcriptional regulator, translating to MSGRDFDSFFERLRQETKIASQSDLARELGVGRAAVSLVKKKGAVPPRWILDLSMKFGLDSSWLETGEGAARPEEASEIFFEEFRRIPKVAARLSAGGGSFETESGVEGYFAFRSEWVERKGNPSDMVLMEVYGNSMEPELREGDVVLLDQSRTDILAGGIYAVGVEDTVMVKRVEKRPGQVVLHSDNNDYSPIYLRGDELDNVRVLGRVIWVSREYR from the coding sequence ATGTCCGGCAGAGATTTTGATTCATTTTTTGAAAGACTGAGGCAGGAAACTAAAATTGCAAGCCAATCCGATCTCGCCAGAGAACTGGGTGTCGGAAGGGCCGCGGTCTCTTTGGTTAAGAAAAAAGGTGCTGTTCCACCAAGATGGATTCTTGATCTTTCCATGAAATTCGGGCTGGACTCTTCATGGCTTGAAACAGGAGAAGGAGCTGCTCGTCCTGAAGAAGCTTCAGAAATATTTTTTGAAGAATTTCGCAGGATTCCAAAAGTCGCAGCTCGCTTAAGTGCCGGCGGAGGGTCCTTTGAAACCGAATCGGGAGTCGAGGGTTATTTTGCCTTTCGTTCCGAGTGGGTTGAGCGGAAAGGAAATCCTTCTGATATGGTCCTTATGGAAGTTTACGGCAACAGCATGGAACCGGAACTTCGTGAAGGAGATGTTGTCTTGCTTGATCAGTCCCGCACTGATATTCTCGCAGGTGGAATATATGCTGTCGGTGTTGAAGATACCGTCATGGTAAAAAGAGTTGAGAAGCGTCCCGGTCAGGTTGTGTTACATAGCGATAATAATGATTATTCACCGATTTATCTCCGTGGTGATGAACTGGATAATGTAAGAGTTCTTGGGCGCGTTATCTGGGTTTCCAGAGAATATAGATAA
- a CDS encoding Bax inhibitor-1/YccA family protein yields MSRLGTVQTPRTRAEVVNAFMRGVYNWMSIGLLVTAAVAYMIYTLPAFQSIFFSVNPATGMVGPSIFFWGAIIAEFGLVIYLSARIQHMSAQTATTTFIIYSALNGATLSLILMAYTASSIFNTFIVTAGMFAALSFYGLTTKRDLTGMGSFLMMGLFGIIIASIVNFFMHSSAMEFVISIIGVVIFAGLTAYDSQKLQAMGENAPMDDQVAIRRGTILGALSLYLDFINLFLFLIRFMGVTRD; encoded by the coding sequence ATGAGCAGACTTGGAACCGTGCAGACTCCCCGTACCCGCGCGGAAGTAGTCAATGCCTTTATGCGCGGGGTTTACAACTGGATGAGCATTGGACTTTTGGTAACGGCAGCAGTAGCGTATATGATTTATACCCTTCCTGCTTTTCAATCCATATTCTTTTCAGTCAATCCGGCTACCGGTATGGTTGGTCCCTCCATCTTTTTCTGGGGTGCCATTATTGCCGAGTTCGGACTTGTTATCTATCTCAGTGCCCGCATCCAGCACATGTCCGCCCAGACAGCAACAACTACATTCATCATTTATAGTGCCCTGAATGGAGCAACTCTGTCTCTGATACTGATGGCTTACACAGCTTCATCAATCTTTAATACCTTTATTGTCACTGCCGGAATGTTTGCAGCCCTTAGTTTTTACGGCCTGACCACCAAGCGTGATCTGACCGGAATGGGTTCATTCCTGATGATGGGGCTTTTTGGAATTATCATTGCCAGCATCGTGAACTTCTTCATGCACAGCTCGGCTATGGAGTTTGTAATTTCCATTATCGGTGTAGTTATTTTTGCAGGTCTTACAGCTTATGATTCTCAGAAGCTACAGGCTATGGGCGAAAATGCTCCTATGGATGATCAGGTGGCCATACGCAGAGGAACAATACTCGGAGCTCTTTCCCTTTATCTCGACTTTATCAACCTGTTCCTTTTCCTGATCAGATTCATGGGTGTAACCCGCGACTAA